The Desulfonatronovibrio magnus region AGCTGCAGTGATCTGGATCGCCGTACTGGCGGTGTCTCTGGCCTGGAACTGGCATCAGGTGGAAAATACAACCAGGACTCTGGCTGAAAACGAAGCCAGGGCCTACTTTGAAAAAGATATTGCCTACCGGCACTGGGCTGCCATGCATGGCGGTGTCTATGTCCAGCCCACCGAGACCACCCCACCCAACCCTTATCTTGATCATGTCCCTGACAGAGACGTAACCACCACTGGCGGCAAGGATCTGACCCTGCTCAACCCATCGTACATGACCCGTCAGGTGCACGCACTGGGCTTACAACACTACGATATGCTGGGGCACATCACCAGCCTCAATCCCCTGCGTCCTGAAAACGCCCCGGATGAATGGGAGGCTCAGGCCTTGCTGTCTTTTGAACAGGGCGCAGATCGGACGTCTTCTGTGGAAACCATGGATGGCCGCCAATATTTGCGGTTTATGAAGCCGCTTGTAACGCAGGAAAACTGTCTTGGCTGTCATGGGCATCAGGGTTATGCAGTAGGTGATATTCATGGCGGAATAAGTGTTTCCGTACCCTGGGAGCCATATATGGCCCAGGGCGCAAAGCAGAAAACAGATCTGGGGATTGCCCATGCACTCATCGGTGTTCTGGGGTTGCTGGGGCTGGGCATGGGATACCGTCTTGTGCGACATTCGGAAATGCAGCTGCTGGAAAGCAGGGATCATACAGCAGCTACCCTGCATGCCATAAGCGATGGAGTCTTTTCCTGCGATAAACTTGGACGGATACAGGAAATGAACCCGGCTGCAGAGAACCTGACCGGCTGGACCATTGATGAATGCATGGGTCGCCCCCTGAAAGAAGTCTTCAACATTGTCACATTAGATGACCACAGCCAGGAGGAAAATCCTGTATCTAAGGCGTTGCAGCAGGGCCGTGTCGTTGGCCAGGAGACCTATTCAGTGCTCATAGTTAGAAACGGCAGCAAAATAACCATCAAAAAGAGCTGCTCCCCCATCAAAGACAACATGGGCAACATTATTGGAGCTGTACTTGTTTTTCGCGACATCACCGGTGAACATACAGCTAACCTGCTGACCATGAAGAGGCTGGAGCTTTATGAGTATGCAGAAGCTCATTCCTTAGATGAGCTTATGACCAAGGTTCTGGATGACGCTGAAGAATTTGTGGACAGTTCCATTGGCTTTTTTCATTTCGTGGAAAAAGATCAGAAGACCCTTTCCCTGCAGAGATGGTCAACCAGGTCATTAAAGGAACTGTGTCACATGCCCGGCAACAAAATGCATTATCCCATTGACCAGGCAGGGGTCTGGGTGCAGGCTGCCCGTGAGAAAAGGCCGGTTATCCACAATGATTATGAGTCCATGCCGGACAAAAAAGGCCTGCCAGAGGGACATGCCAGGGTAATTCGCGAAGTCGTGGTTCCGGTTATTCGGGATAACAGGGTCGTTGCAATCATGGGCCTGGGCAATAAACCTGCAGCCTATGATAAAAAGGATGTCGAAGTAATCTCCTTTTTTGCAGATGTAACCTGGGACCTGGTGCAACAGAAGCGCACCCAGGAAGCCCTGCAGAACAGTCAGGCCCGCCTGAAAACAATAACCGATGCTGCCCAGACCGCCATAATCATGATGGATGCCCAAGGATATGTATCTTACTGGAATCCGGCCGCAGAAACCATTCTGGGCTATGCCCGGGATGAAGCCATAGGCCGGGATCTGCATGAACTGATCATGCCTTCCCGGTACACCGAGGATTTCCATGCTTCATTCCCAGAATTTCAAAGCACTGGCCAGGGCAATGCCGTAGGCAGAACTACGGAACTTTACGCCCTGACAAAGAATGGCCGCGAAATACCAGTGGAACTGGCTCTTTCATCTGTGCTTATCCAAGGGCAGTGGCATGCCATAGGCATTGTCCGTGACATTACACAGAAGAAACAGGCCCAGGAAGAATTGCAGCGCAATGCCAGAAATCTTGAGCTGAAAAATGCAGAACTGGATGCAGCCCGCATAAAGGCCGAGGAAGCCACCAAAGCCAAGAGCGAATTTCTGGCCAACATGAGCCATGAAATCCGCACCCCCATGAACGGGGTCATTGGCATGACCGGCCTGCTCATGGACACGAACCTGGACAGGGAGCAGCAGCATTATGCCCGCACAGTGCGCTCCAGTGCCGAGTCCCTTTTGACCGTGATCAACGACATCCTGGATTTTTCCAAGATAGAGGCCGGACGCTTAGACATTGAAACCGTTGATTTCGACCTGGAGGCCATGCTCAGGGATTTTTCGGGCATGATGGCTGTCAAGGCGGAAGAGAAAGGTCTGGAACTTATCTGTTCCATGGACCCGAACGTACCCTCCATGGTCCGGGGAGATTCGGGCCGGTTGCGTCAGATTCTCATGAACCTGGTGGGCAATGCGGTCAAGTTTACCGAACATGGAGAGGTGGAGATCAGGGTGTCGAAATCAGAGGTCGTAGATCAGAGGTCAGAGGTCAGTGATCAACCGGCGAACCGCCTGTCCCATGAACAGACAGGTATTAAAGATCAATATGGTGACTCCAGGATTGTGGAACTTTGTTTCCAGATCCGGGACACCGGCATAGGCATTCCTCAAGACAAGCAAGACAGTCTTTTCGAAAGCTTTTCCCAGGTTGATGCCTCCACTACCCGCAAATTCGGCGGTACCGGACTGGGACTGGCCATTTCCAGGCAACTGGCCGAGATGATGGGCGGTACAGCAGGCCTGGAAAGTGTAGAGGACCAGGGAAGCACATTCTGGTTTACAGTGCGCCTGGGCGTTCAGGATGAACAGCAGCAGGAAAGGCCAGTTCCGGCCTGCCTGCAGGGGGTTCGCACTCTTATCGTGGACGACAATTCCACCAACCGGGAGATACTCAGGGTTCGCTTCGGCTCCTGGGGTATGCGGCCCGGGGAAGCTGCCAATGGTTCTGCAGCTCTGAGCATGCTGCATCAGGCCAAGGCAGAGAATGACCCCTTTGTGTTGGCTGTCTTAGACATGCAGATGCCGGACATGGACGGAGAAACCCTGGGACGAAATATCAAGGAAGACGGGCAATTAAAGGACACCAGGCTGATCATGATGTCATCGGCAACCGGGCAGACAGGTGATTCCAGGCGTCTGCATGAAACAGGATTCGACAGCATCCTGAATAAACCTGTCCTGCCAAGTGAACTTTATGCCAGCCTGGAAAAGATCCTGGCAAGAACAGGCGCTGCGGACCTGCCTGCAGGGCATACGGAACCAGAGAAAATCCGGCAGGGATATCCGGACTTTTCCGGCACAAAAGCCCGTATCCTGGTAGCCGAAGACAACATGGTCAACCAGCAGGTAGCCCTGGGCATTCTCAAAAAAATGGGCCTGCGTGCCGATGCCGTGGCCAACGGCCAGGAAGCCCTCCACGCACTGGAAAACATTCCCTACGACCTGGTGCTTATGGATGTGCAGATGCCGGAGATGGACGGACTGAAAGCTACCCGGCGCATCCGCGCCTCAGAAGTCAGAGGTCAGAAATCAGAGATCAGAAGTCAGAAGTCAGAGGTCAGTGATCAGAGGCTGGAGAGCGAATCCCAAAATTCCTCAATTCCTGAATCCCCCAATTCCTCAACCCCTAAATCCCCCAATTCCTCAATCCCTGAATCCCAGAATCCCAGAATCCCCATAATCGCCATGACCGCCGGAGCCATGCAGGAGGACCGGGAACGGTGCATTGAGGCCGGGATGGATGATTATACAGCCAAGCCGGTCAATCCGGATGAACTGGCCCGGGTGCTGGAGAAGTGGTTGTTGGAAAACAGAGGACAGAGGGCAGAGGACAGAAGTCAGGGGGGAAAAGAGGAAGTTCTCAGGACCGGAGAGGCTGCGGAAACGAAACAGGAACCCCGGTACGCTTTTACTTGTAAAATGCCAGTCTTCGACCAGGAGGATTTCATTACAAGAATTGGGCATGACAGTGAGATGGCCAGTGAGATCATGAGCATTTACCTGGAATCCATACCCAAAAACATAGAAGCGCTCAAAAAATTTATTGAACAGGGTCAAAAAGAAGGAGCAACCCGGGAGGCTCATTCCATCAAGGGCAATTCAGGCAATGTCAGCTGTCTGGCCATGGCTGAGATTGCCGGAATGATTGAAGAAGCCGGTCATGCCGCAAACCTTGAGCAAATGGGCAACCTTTTGCCCGAACTGGAAAGGCAGTTTGAAATATGCATGGCGGAAATAAGAAAAGTAATGGAAGAGGAACATTAAAAGCTGATTTTGAGAATCTTTATCTGATTTCAACGACAACAACCGCTTTCCAGCTTATTATTTACACTACAGCGAAACTTATTTATTGACCTCCGAAGACAGGGCCATGGATGGTGATCGGGAGAAGTTCCTGGAGGCCGGTATGGATGACTATTTGGCCAAGCCGGTTCAGAAAGAAGACTTGATCAAAGTACTTAAAAAAACATTGTGGCTGATGAACGACTGAGTGAACATAACGGCTATTCTTGGAGCAGTAGTCAGAAAATGAACTTGAATGGAATACCATTCGCATGGATCATTTGACGGGAAGCTGGGACTGCCTATGGCCTGGCACGTAGTCTAGCGTAAAATTTCAGTTATTTTTATTGTCTTACCCAAACCTGCTTGGAGCAACAATGCCACAAAAACCCGCATCCCAAGACTTTTCCGCCCCCTCCCCGGAACAGTGTCAGAAGTTGTTCATAAAGCGAGCTGAAAAACAGATGTCATCACCTGGCAACCAATAAATCAAAAAACATGCCCATTATGAATAATAACCAGCAGACATCCCCAAAACCCGTCGTCCTCATTGTGGACGACCACCCGGCCAGCATTGAGGTTCTGGGCAGTCTGCTCCGGGAGGACTATCACGTGCTGGTGGCAGCGGGTGGCGTCATGGCCCTGGAAATGGTCTTTGGCAATACCAGCCCGGACCTGATCCTGCTGGACATTATGATGCCGGACATGGACGGCTACGAGGTCTGCCGACGGCTCAAGGCGGATGAGCGCACCCGTGGCACCCCGGTGATCTTCGTGACCGCCATGGACCAGGATGAGGACGAAGAACTGGGTTTCAGTCTCGGTGCTGCTGATTACATTACCAAACCTTTTAAACCCTCCATAGTCCGGGCCAGAGTTCGCACCCAGATCAATCTCAAGCTCCATGCCGATCTTCTTGAACAGGCTGCTGTTGAGCGACGCGAACTTTTGATAGAATATGATACCATCTTCAATAATGTGCAAAGTGCATTCTTTTTGATTGATATCGACCCCCAGGGCCGTTTTATTATTGAGAATCTGAACGCTTACCATCAGGAAAAAACCGGGCTGGACCTTTGGAACATCAGAGGTAAAACACCAGTGCAGGCCTTTGGTCCGGAACTCGGTGCCCGGATAGAGGATAATTATCGCAAGTGTTTTGAACTGCAGCAGAACATCAGCTACGAAGAATCCCTGCTTCTTCCGGCAGGTGAAAGGACCTGGCTGAGCAGGCTTACTCCGGTTGTAATCAACGGCCGCACTGTTAAACTCGTTGGCAGCGCTCTGGATATTACGGATTTGAAAAATGCGCAGACAGAACTGCTGACCAGTCAGTCCAGGCTGTCCTGGGCCCAGACTTTGACCCAGTCCGGAGTCTGGGAACACGACATGGACCAGGGCACCGTGTTCTGGTCAAAGGAGTGTGAGGCCCTGTTCGGCTTGCAGGAAGGCGAGTTTGAGGGGACTTATCAGGCGTTTCTGGACCGGGTGCACCCTGACGACAGGGAGTACGTGATCAGCACAGGCCGGCCCATTATTGAAATGAAGGAAGGCACTACTCTGGAATACGACCATCGCATAGTCAAAAAGGATGGTCAGATCTGCTGGGTCAGCGAATCAGCCGGGGTTGTACATGATGAGGCGGGCGATCCATTGCGGGTGGTCGGGTTTGTGCAGGACATCACCCAGCGTAAAGAAGCCGAGCGGGCCATAAACAAGCAGAAGGCCCTGGAAGGCCTGCTTATGGAGCTGGCTGCCGACTCCATCAATGCTCCCCTGGATGATTTCGAGCACACAATAAGCCGGCTTCTGGAAGCTGTAGGCAGGTCTGTGGAAGTAGACCGGGTTTACCTCTTCAATTATGACTATGTCCGTAAAATTGCAGTGAACACGCACGAATGGTGCGCTGAAGATATAAACCCGGAAATCGGCAACCTCCAGGCTGTGCCCTTTGATCTTATTTCTGAATTCATCCCGGCCCATGAACGGGGCGAGAGTGTTCATATCCCTGATGTGGACGAGTTGATTGAAAATCCTGGCATGCGCTCACACCTTGAGGATCAGGGCATCAAGTCCATAGTTTCCATCCCTTTGATGGACAACCGGGATTGTCTGGGTTTTGTCGGCTTTGACGCAGTCAGGAAGAAAAAAATTTTTTCAGACACTGAAATGTATCTGCTGAGCTTTATGGCCCAGGTCATAGTCAACCTCATGTCAAGACTGCAGGCCAGCAAGGAGCATCAGGAAAGCGAGGCCCGCTGCCGGGTCATTGCTGAGAATATTGCCATGGGAGTGGCTGTTATTGATGAAAACATGCGCATCACCAGCGCCAATCCCAGGCTCAGGCAGTGGTTCCCCGGGCTTCGCCCCGAGAACACCCCTCTTTGCTATGACGTCTTTTGCCATACAGCCCGCAAAAAGGTCTGCAAAGACTGTCCATGTATTGTTTCCTTTGAAAACCACCGTGTGCATCAGGGGATAAAACGCAGAAATCACAAGGGTGATGAGCAGATATTTCGCCTGACATCCTCACCGGTACCCGGTCCGGAAGGTCGCGTCAGTCAGGTGGTCCTGATGTTCCAGGAGATCACGGATGAGGTCCTGCGTGAAGAAGAATTGCGCAACAGGCTCAATGAAGCGGAGAACCGCCTGGCCGGGGGCGGCCCGGGCGGGTTGTGCGGACTGCGCGGGGCAAGCCGGGCCATGGGTGAGGTCTACACCCGGATCAGGACAACGGCTGGTACGGAAAAAGTGGTGCTGCTCATGGGAGAGACCGGTACAGGCAAGGAGCTGGCAGCCAGAGCCATACATGAATTAAGAGGCCGGGGCGAATTCATGGCTGTCAACTGCGCCAATCTCTCCCCTTCCCTGCTGGAAAGTGAACTTTTCGGACACTGCCGGGGTGCCTTTACAGGGGCATCAAGCGACAAGAAAGGCCTTTTTGAAGCTGCTGGCAACGGCATAATCCTGCTGGATGAAATCGAGGCAGCTCCTTCCCGGATGCAGACTGCTCTGCTCAGGGTGCTGGAATCCCGCGAAGTCACCAGGGTGGGCGATTCCCGGCCCCGGTCCATTGGGGCCAAGGTCCTGGCAGCGGCCAACCAGGACCTGGAAGCCATGGTGGAAAAAGGCCGGTTCAGGGACGACCTTTTCTATCGACTCTGCGAAACAGTAATCCACCTCCCACCACTGAGGGTGCGTGCCGAGGATATATCTACTCTGGCCCATCATTTCCTGGATGAATACAACAGGCTTTCCAGGAGGCGGCCCCGTCAGCTGTCTCCAAGGAGCATGGAACTGCTGTGCGGATATAACTGGCCGGGCAATGTGCGTGAACTGCGTAACCTGGTGCATACATTGGCTGAAACATCCCCGGCACCAATGATACGCCCGGCAGATCTGCCAGGGTGGCTGGCCAGCGGCACAGGAGGGTTCCCCACCCTGGGAGAGCGGGAAAGAAAGGCTCTGCAGGATGCCATGGACCGGGCTTCAGGCAATAAAACAGAGGCTGCCCGGCTCCTGGGGGTCTCCCGCAAGACTGTCTACTCCCTGATGAACAAATACGGCTTGGACCAGGGCTTATGGGGTCGGACCTAATCAAGTTATTGAACTAATTGATTAAAAGCTCCTCCCCCGGGCGGCCCGGGACCAAACCTGCGAGTAACTTTAGGATACTGTCACTTTTCTGGAAATTGGGACAGTCCCCGCGAGGTACTATAAAAAAGATTGATGCTGCATTGGTTCCTGGAANNNNNNNNNNNNNNNNNNNNNNNNNNNNNNNNNNNNNNNNNNNNNNNNNNNNNNNNNNNNNNNNNNNNNNNNNNNNNNNNNNNNNNNNNNGCAAAGTTCCCATCTTTGACGGAATTTTTCAGGCAAATGTGCATCAATCATAAGCAAAAATCGTAAAAATATGAGAATTGTAACCGTCTGATTTTATTGGCAATACGATTCCAGTTACTTAGAAGACCTCTACAGGGCCAGAATATTGCCTTAGTTGCTGATTGAGTATTCTTTGCTTTTGATTGGGTTGCGGCCAGCTGCCAAGCCAGCCGGTCCGCCACAGCCGTCTCGTCAGTCGCTCATCAATCATTACTTCGAGATTCAAACGGTTTGACGGAAATTCAGATAGATGCATTTTGGGTGTCCGACAATCTGAGTACCTGGTTGCACTGCTCGCTTTCCATAAACTAATCGTTGGAGTCTAAACCGGTACACTTACAGGCTGGTCCTTTCCACCGCGGGTGGCGCTTTTTTATATATCCTGGCCATGGCGTTCACTTCCGTGAACAGACTGTCCGCCGCGGAAAAGCCCAGGCTTTCCTTGTCGCCCAGGCAGAGGAAGCCCCCCCGGTCCAGGCTCTCCCAGAACAGTTCCAGGGTGCGTTGATGGAGTTCCTGGTTGAAGTAGATCAACACGTTGCGGCACAGTATGAGCTGCATTTCCCCGAAGGAACTGTCCATGGCCAGATTATGGCGGGCAAAGGTGATCTTCCTGCGTAGCGCGGGGGCCATCACGGCCGCGTTGTACCTGGCATGGTAGTGTTCCGACAGGGAGCCTTGTCCCCCGGCCTCCTGGTACGCGGCGCCGCCCCGGCGGATCGCTTCTAAGGAATAGACGCCCTCCCGGGCCGTATCCAAGGCTGGTCGGCTGATGTCCGTGGCAAAGATGGTGGCCCGTTCCAGCAGGCCGGCCTCTCTGAGCAGGATGGCCAGGGAATAAACTTCTTCTCCTGTAGCGCACCCGGCGTGCCATATTTTGAAATACGGCCAGGTACGTAGAACCGGCAGAATCTCGTCCCGCAGGGCTCGGAACACGGAAGGTTCGCGGAACAGCGAGGTGAACGAGACCGAAAAGTACGGCAGCAGGCCGTGGAAAAAGGCCACGTCGCGCAAGACCCTGGAAGTGACCTCGGAAAAGGTGGAACAGCTGCTTTGCTCCAGGAACTGCTCAAGTCTCCGCTGAATGCTGCATCGCGCATAGTCCCGGAAATCGTACCCATAGCGACGGTAAATGCCCTCCAGGAGCAGGGCGATCTCAATGCCGCGCACTTCGTTCGTTGTTTCGGACATGATGTCCTCTCCTTGATCGTTTACCGGCTCAGCCAGACGCGCATCAGGGAAGCCAGGCGCTCCGGGTCCACGGGCTTGGCCAGGTAGTCGTTGGCGCCAGCGGCGATGCACGCAGCGCGGTCCTCTTTCATGGCCTTGGCCGTGAGGGCGATCACCGGCAGTCCGGCGAACCGCTCCTGGGCCCGGATGCGACGCATGGCCTCATAGCCGTCCATGACCGGCATCATCATGTCCATGAGCACGATATCCACATCCGGTTGCTCATCCAGAACGGCCAGGGCCTTGACCCCGTTGTCCGCCTTGACTGGCTCCATCCCGTGCTCGGCCAGCAGGCGGCTCATGGCGAACAAGGTGCGCATGTCGTCCTCCACCAGGAGAACTTTCCTGCCGCGCAGCGGTTCGTCGGACTCGTGCAGGTGCTCGATTACCCGGCGGGTATCCCTGGGCAGATCCTGGACCACCCGGTGCAGGAACAGGGTCACCTCGTCGATGAGTCGTTCCTGGGAGCGAACGTCCTTGACGATGATGGAGTCTGAATAGTTGCGCAGGGCCTGCTCTTCTTCCACGGTCAGCTCCCGGGCCGTGTTCACGATGACCGGGGGCAGGGCCACGCCTTCGGCGGACAGGGTGCGCAGGACGTTCAGCCCCTGGATGTCCGGCAGGCCCAGGTCCAGCACAACCAGGTCGAACCCGCCCCTGCGCAGGGCTTCCAGGGCCTCGCTTCCGGTCTTGGCCACCGTGCTGGTCACGTTGTCGTTGCCGATCAGCTCCACCACCTCCCGGCTCATGATCTCGTCGTCGTCCACCACCAGGACGCGCTTATCGCGTCGGCTGGCGGCCCGCTCAAGCTCATCCAGGACCATGTCGATAGTTTCAGCCTGCAGCGGCTTGACCGCATGGCCCACGGCACCCAGGCGCAGACCGACGGTGGAGCGCTCCACCACGGAGACGATGTGCACGGGGATATGGCGCAGGTCCATGTCCTGCTTGAGTTCGCCGAGCACGGTCCAGCCGTCCATCCGGGGCAGTTGAATGTCCAGGATGATGCCCACGGGGTGGTGGCGGCCGGCCATTTCCAAGCCTTCCTCGCCGGTCATGGCGACCAGGCACTTGAAGCCGCGGGCGCGGACATGATCCCTGAGAATCTTGGCAAACCGCGGATCGTCCTCCACCAGGAGAATGCACCGCTCGCCCTGTTCCAGATTATCGCGGTCGTCCGGAACCGGGGTGCTTCGGGGGACGGGACGGGACTGTTCCATGATCGGGGACGGCGGTTTTGCCCCAGCCCCTTCCGACCGGGCCGGTCGCGACACGCCGGGAGAGCCTCCAGGCCGTTCCTCCCTGTTCCCGGTGAAATGCCGCGGCAGCACCAGCGTGAACGTGGAGCCGGCCCCGGGCTCGCTTTCCAGGGAAATCTCGCCTCCGATCAGTGTCGCAAGTTCGCGGGAGATGGTCAGGCCCAGCCCGGAGCCGCCATACTGCCGATTGTCGCCGGCTTCGGCCTGCCGGAAGGCCTCGAACATCTCATCCTGCTTGTCCCTGGGGATGCCGATGCCCGTATCCCGGACCTGTACGACCAGGAAACTCCCGGGCTCCGGGATGCCCGGGTCAACCGACGTTTCGCCGGGCGCGCCGCCCGGCATGGTTTCCTGTCGGCTGAAAACCACGCTGATCCGTCCCTTTTCCGTAAACTTCAGGGCGTTGCCCATCAGGTTCTTGATGATCTGCCCCAGCCGCTGGGGGTCGGTGACGATCACCTCCGGAGCGTCCTCCTCCAGCCGCACATCCAGCTCAAGCCCCTGTCCGGCGGCCATGTGTCCGAATTGGGTCCGCACGGACTGGGCCAGATCGGACACGGACATCTCTTCCAGGCGCACGTCCATCCGGCCGGCCTCGATCTTGGAAAGATCCAGAATGTCGTTGATAAGGTTCAACAGGTCGTTGCCGCTGTCATAAATCACCCCGGCCGACTCCACCTGATCCTCGGTCAGGTTGCCTTGGGCATTGTCCCGGAGAGCGCGGGCCAGCAGGAGCAGGCTGTTCAGGGGAGTGCGCAGCTCGTGGGACATGTTGGCCAGGAACTCGGATTTGTATCTGCTGGCCCGGGCCAAATCCTCGGCCTGCCTGGCCATGTCTAACCGCGCCTGTTCGGTCTCCCGCTTCTGGCGCTCAAGCAGGGTGTTTTTTTCCTCAAGATGCACATTAACGTTCTCCATCTCCGCCTGCTGCTCCTTGAGCCGCTCCTCGGATTCCCTGGCTTTCTCCATCTGGGCCTGCAGCTCAGTGTTGGCTTCTTCCAGCTCAGCCTGCTGTTCCTTGAGCCGCTCTTCGGATTCCTTGACCCTCTCCATCTGGGCCTGCAGCTCGGAATTGGCCGAGTTCAGTTCCTCCTTCTGCTCCTTGAGTAGTGTCTCGGATTCTTGCAGTGCCGCGGCCTGGGAGCGCAGTTCCTCGGTATAGGTCAGCATCTCGGTCTGTTGCCGCTGGAGCAGGGTTTGGCTGCGGGTCATCTCGAAAGCCGCAGCCAGGGGCCCGACGATCATCTCCAGGTAGGCCAGATCCCGCTCCCCCGGAGCGGCCATCAGGCCGACCTCCAGCACCCCCATCAACCTGCCCTCATACATGAAGGGGATCACGCAGATATGCCTGGGCGGAGTCTCTCCCAACCCGGAAACCACATATACGTAGTCATCGGGCACGTTGGAGACCAGAATTTGCTTGCGCTCCAGGGCGGCCTGTCCCACCAGGCCCTCCCCGGGCAGGAAAACATTGGAAAGACCTTTGCGCCTGGCATAGGCGTACGTGCCCAACAGACGAAGCTCTGGCTTCCCGGCCTCCTCGGACGAGATGTACAGCGCGCCAATTTGGGCGTTGATCCTGGTCGCGGCCTCGGAAATCACGTTATCCGCCAACACTTGCAGATCCTGTTCTCCAAGCACGACCTCGTTCAAGCGTTTCAGGCCCTCCTGGAGCCATTCCTGGCGGTCGTTGCGGTCCCGGTTATCCCGCAGGGACGCGGTCATTTTTTGCAGGGCCGCGCCCAGCCTGTCCTTGTCCGAACATGGCGGATAGTCGCGGTCGTAGTCGCCCTCGGCAATGGCATGGGCATGGTCAGCGGCATG contains the following coding sequences:
- a CDS encoding response regulator, coding for MFSIFTRKHTEPVVQNDVERLIAASPTALIYMNPDRVVTHISDAALTLLGARREDVLGRVRCHELCRTPICDTSDCPMSRIAAATNRLEDQTVVQTEVQTASGRRIPVTVGFSVLRGDSGEIMGYIEHLLDKSTLMATIQDIERLIEAAALGQLDQRADESKVSGEFKTVFTKLNVLLDNLIMPLDVATEALGRIAEGDLPEKITGEYHGRFNTIATSLNQAVVTLGHAADHAHAIAEGDYDRDYPPCSDKDRLGAALQKMTASLRDNRDRNDRQEWLQEGLKRLNEVVLGEQDLQVLADNVISEAATRINAQIGALYISSEEAGKPELRLLGTYAYARRKGLSNVFLPGEGLVGQAALERKQILVSNVPDDYVYVVSGLGETPPRHICVIPFMYEGRLMGVLEVGLMAAPGERDLAYLEMIVGPLAAAFEMTRSQTLLQRQQTEMLTYTEELRSQAAALQESETLLKEQKEELNSANSELQAQMERVKESEERLKEQQAELEEANTELQAQMEKARESEERLKEQQAEMENVNVHLEEKNTLLERQKRETEQARLDMARQAEDLARASRYKSEFLANMSHELRTPLNSLLLLARALRDNAQGNLTEDQVESAGVIYDSGNDLLNLINDILDLSKIEAGRMDVRLEEMSVSDLAQSVRTQFGHMAAGQGLELDVRLEEDAPEVIVTDPQRLGQIIKNLMGNALKFTEKGRISVVFSRQETMPGGAPGETSVDPGIPEPGSFLVVQVRDTGIGIPRDKQDEMFEAFRQAEAGDNRQYGGSGLGLTISRELATLIGGEISLESEPGAGSTFTLVLPRHFTGNREERPGGSPGVSRPARSEGAGAKPPSPIMEQSRPVPRSTPVPDDRDNLEQGERCILLVEDDPRFAKILRDHVRARGFKCLVAMTGEEGLEMAGRHHPVGIILDIQLPRMDGWTVLGELKQDMDLRHIPVHIVSVVERSTVGLRLGAVGHAVKPLQAETIDMVLDELERAASRRDKRVLVVDDDEIMSREVVELIGNDNVTSTVAKTGSEALEALRRGGFDLVVLDLGLPDIQGLNVLRTLSAEGVALPPVIVNTARELTVEEEQALRNYSDSIIVKDVRSQERLIDEVTLFLHRVVQDLPRDTRRVIEHLHESDEPLRGRKVLLVEDDMRTLFAMSRLLAEHGMEPVKADNGVKALAVLDEQPDVDIVLMDMMMPVMDGYEAMRRIRAQERFAGLPVIALTAKAMKEDRAACIAAGANDYLAKPVDPERLASLMRVWLSR